Proteins encoded by one window of Cannabis sativa cultivar Pink pepper isolate KNU-18-1 chromosome 4, ASM2916894v1, whole genome shotgun sequence:
- the LOC115714863 gene encoding large ribosomal subunit protein uL29c: MLSSISIVSPSTLTFSPKLLSPIPKSSFFNALRIQPISLSPISSKASSSSSSVVMMAKRDEELKEIRAKTTEQINDEIIDLKGDLLMLRLQKSARNEFKASEFRRMRKKIARMLTVRRERELEEGINKRLSRKLDRQWKKSIVVRPAPSLKKFREEEAAEKAAAESS; the protein is encoded by the exons ATGTTGAGCTCCATATCCATAGTCTCACCTTCAACACTCACATTCTCTCCAAAGCTTCTCTCTCCAATCCCTAAGTCCTCCTTCTTCAATGCACTCCGAATTCAACCCATTTCCCTTTCCCCCATTTCTTCAaaggcttcttcttcttcttcttctgtagTCATGATGGCCAAGCGAGATGAAGAACTTAAAGAAATCAGAGCCAAAACCACCGAACAAATTAATGACGAGATTATTGACCTCAAGGGTGATCTTCTCATGCTTCGTCTACAGAAATCGGCTCGTAATGAGTTCAAGGCCAGCGAGTTCCGTCGCATGCGCAAAAAG ATTGCTCGAATGCTTACTGTAAGAAGGGAAAGAGAACTAGAGGAGGGAATAAATAAGAGATTGTCCCGAAAGCTAGACCGGCAATGGAAGAAAAGCATTGTTGTAAGGCCAGCTCCATCGTTGAAGAAGTTTCGAGAGGAAGAAGCAGCTGAAAAAGCCGCTGCTGAATCTTCTTAG
- the LOC115723899 gene encoding protein FAR1-RELATED SEQUENCE 4-like, with the protein MKHKYGVRMNYMKAWRSKEHAQEELRGKANESYRLLPGFLHMLQKTNPGTIVHMETENDNSFKYLFVALDASIKGWKKCKPIIVVDGTFLKSTYGGTLLSACTQDANGHIFPLAFSVVDSENNNSWQWFFTKVRETYGIREEQCLISDRHESISKAACQVFPEITHCYCVYHLLSNLKATFKKNASKLDKPFFAAARAYTERKFEYHMSELDSLDIRVRPYLQQVGYHKWSRYHCKNNRYSTMTSNIAESLNAANLAARELPITTLMESLRALIQQWTYTNRKKAQKTTTFLTPTAEKKLVDNFVESLTENVKPINETMFEVIELTRSWVINLKEKTCSCNRFQLDELPCAHALAVIKEMNLNVYNYCSGYYTTRTWLETYSGSTYPVHNHTTWDVPQNIKDIIVLPPNQKIRSGRPRKRRFLSEWDTKKHNRCGKCGQHGHNRKTCNNQAIK; encoded by the exons atgaaacacaagtatggggtcagaatgaactacatgaaagcatggagaagcaaagagCACGCGCAAGAAGAATTACGAGGAAAAGCCAACGAATCATACAGGTTGCTGCCCGGTTTTTTGCACATGTTGCAAAAAACTAATCCCGGAACAATAGTGCACATGGAAACAGAGAATGACAACAgcttcaagtacttgtttgtcgcactggatgcatcaataaaaggatggaagaaatgcaaacctataatagttgttgacggaactttccttaaatcaacatatggaggtacactgctctctgcttgtacacaggatgcaaatgggcacatttttccactagctttttctgttgtggattcagaaaacaacaactcatggcaatggtttttcacaaaagtgagagaaacatatgggattagagaggaacagtgcttgatctcagatagacatgagagcataagtaaggcagcttgtcaagtatttccagaaatcacacattgctattgtgtataccacctgttaagcaacctaaaagcaaccttcaagaagaatgcaagcaagctggataaaccattcttcgctgcagccagagcatacacagagaggaaatttgaataccatatgagcgagttggacagcttggacatccgtgtaagaccatatttacaacaagttggataccacaaatggtcaagataccactgcaaaaacaacaggtattcaactatgacttcaaacattgctgaatctctaaatgcagcaaacttggcagctagagagctaccaatcacaacactgatggagtcattgagagcattgattcaacaatggacatacacaaacaggaaaaaagcacagaaaacaacaacatttttaacacctacagcagaaaagaaattagtcgacaactttgtggaatcattgacagaaaat GTAAAACCAATAAACGAGACCATGTTCGAAGTCATTGAACTAACCAGATCATGGGTCATCAACCTCAAGGAGAAAACATGCAGTTGCAACAGATTCCAACTTGATGAGTTACCGTgtgctcatgcgcttgctgttataaaagagatgaacttgaatgtttacaactactgttcgggttattacaccacgcgaacatggcttgaaacatacagcggctcaacatatccggtacacaatcacacaacttgggatgtgccacaaaacataaaagatatcattgttctgccaccaaaccaaaaaataagatctggaagaccaaggaaacgaaggtttttatctgaatgggatacaaaaaaacataacaggtgcGGCAAATGTGGACAACACGGACACAATcgaaagacatgcaacaatcaagcaataaaatag
- the LOC133037294 gene encoding uncharacterized protein LOC133037294 isoform X2 — MELMSSGSQSAGDDRDFKMVTYVKGLYALNDAFADPVSTEIEAKFDSWIGEGLLKHPRHYNCYEDGAKKFTPGFRLGVDYVEDKTWFYHLATCDMFMNDSHMNTIFYYLRKKGKYSSAVTLNFATTDCLFDDSIQALYHKFNKAKSMKTKMSHIHVAHPIAHYIRGMRIPCSKPWYEADHVLFIINLRRESHWVFGRLDVHERMLFLYNSLRTAKMNAAARNAMKAYSVLLPLFFDLLGFWKNRAQVPASVSDPTAPFRIVELSGIASQQKNDCGAYVAAFAEFFIHGKDVPADFDIEVYRTRLASLFYSYGQRKIDESIDSEDEKQSKSSKASKLKK; from the exons ATGGAGCTTATGTCCTCAGGTTCTCAGTCTGCTGGCGATGATAGGGATTTCAAAATGGTGACTTATGTGAAGGGCCTTTATGCTCTTAATGATGCTTTTGCTGATCCCGTATCTACCGAGATTGAGGCAAAATTTGACTCTTGGATTGGTGAAGGATTGCTTAAACATCCCAG gcattataattgttatgaagacggcgcaaagaaatttaccccgggttttaggctaggtgttgattatgttgaGGATAAAACTTGGTTTTACCATTTGGCCACATGCGACATGTTTATGAACGACTCG catatgaacaccatattctattaccttcggAAAAAAGGTAAGTATTCTTCCGCTGTGACGTTGAATTTCGCAACCACTGATTGTCTTTTTGATGATTCCATCCAAGCATTGTACCACAAATTTAACAAGGCCAAGTCAATGAAGACTAAGATGTCACACATTCACGTTGCCCACCCAATTGCGCATTACATCCGAGGTATGCGCATTCCTTGTTCCAAGCCTTGGTATGAAGCCGATCACGTGCTTTTCATCATCAATTTAAGAAGGGAAAGTCATTGGGTTTTTGGGCGTCTTGACGTGCACGAAAGGATGTTATTTCTGTACAATTCTTTGAGAACCGCGAAGATGAATGCCGCAGCTAGGAATGCGATGAAGGCTTATTCCGTGTTGCTGCCTTTGTTTTTCGATTTACTTGGGTTCTGGAAGAATAGAGCACAAGTTCCTGCCTCAGTTTCTGACCCTACAGCTCCATTCAGAATCGTGGAGCTTAGTGGTATTGCGTCTCAGCAGAAGAA TGATTGTGGAGCATATGTTGCTGCCTTTGCTGAATTCTTTATACACGGAAAGGATGTCCCTGCAGACTTTGACATCGAAGTTTATCGAACCCGACTTGCTTCACTTTTCTACTCGTACGGACAAAGGAAAATTGACGAAAGTATTGACAGCGAGGATGAGAAGCAATCCAAGTCTTCTAAGGCATCTAAATTGAAGAAATAG
- the LOC133037294 gene encoding uncharacterized protein LOC133037294 isoform X1 — protein MLQVWDCKFSPSDFYRSKCVCTSVYSVINNIKNTLSVNLLSLFRQTQFGHFLDMPEFVFHPQVVHSLLLREVLQPNPKEFWVKVAGRCIRFSAEEFYLNSGLDCFGDCNKLLFSQETNQLVETCFRGVKTIDNKAIEDAFLGSRWGLDESIGLKMAVLYFIQCFLLSNTPDKEVSRFVLDVVDSGRWDEYCWGRESFELTIDSFKGRIEHGIIMKNRKAEKGGQYDGWYRALGCPWVFTVWFYECCPAMVNSFCKRVSSSIPRILNWSNTIVTKNPTLRDLKGKIFDLPLEKLKIKNMRPTDEERQQLQLDGLFLDESIDERGVAKQPFEGGSSSKKSDSADIDWMKSKLEMLSSNQSSLAEDFISLRCFVDFNFKSVMTVIKDIQEKVNAIHRRPSDEVFILILLFRFFYIFFCIVSLLFYLSFIYVGCYRESHRMN, from the exons ATGTTGCAGGTTTGGGACTGTAAATTTAGTCCTTCTGATTTTTACAGATCTAAGTGTGTGTGCACCAGTGTGTATTCTgtgataaataatattaaaaacactTTATCTGTTAATTTGCTTTCTTTGTTTCGTCAAACTCAATTTGGGCATTTTCTGGATATGCCTGAGTTTGTTTTTCACCCACAAGTCGTTCATAGTTTATTACTAAGGGAAGTTTTACAGCCTAATCCTAAGGAGTTTTGGGTTAAGGTTGCTGGCCGTTGCATACGGTTTAGTGCCGAAGAATTTTACCTTAATTCTGGTTTAGATTGTTTCGGTGATtgcaacaagttgttgttttcacaggaaacaaatcaattggtagaaacatgtttccgtggtgtaaaaactattgacaacaaagccatcgaggatgcttttttgggtagtcggtggggtttggatgagtctattggtttgaaaatggctgttttgtatttcattcagtgttttcttcttagcaatACTCCTGACAAAGAAGTGTCTAGGTTTGTTCTAGATGTGGTTGATAGCGGTCGGTGGGAtgagtattgttggggtagggaATCATTTGAATTGACAATTGACTCATTCAAAGGTAGGATTGAGCATGGGatcattatgaaaaatagaaaggCAGAGAAGGGAGGCCAATATGATGGTTGGTATAGGGCATTGGGATGTCCTTGGGTTTTTActgtttggttttatgaatgTTGTCCTGCAATGGTGAACTCTTTCTGTAAGAGAGTTTCATCTTCTATTCCCAGGATTCTGAACTGGAGCAACACCAtcgtcaccaaaaatccaacccTTCGAGACTTGAAGGGCAAGATTTTTGATTTACCTTTGGAGAAG TTGAAGATAAAAAACATGCGTCCTACTGATGAAGAGAGGCAGCAGCTTCAACTTGACGGTCTATTTCTCGatgaatctattgatgaacGTGGTGTAGCGAAGCAACCCTTCGAGGGTGGCTCATCTTCAAAGAAGTCTGATTCAGCAGATATTGATTGGATGAAATCTAAGCTGGAGATGCTCAGTTCGAATCAATCATCATTGGCCGAGGACTTCATTTCGttgaggtgttttgttgattttaatttcaaatccgtaatgactgtaattaaggatatccaagagaaggttaatgccattcatcgtcgtccttctgacgaggtatttattcttattttattgtttaggtttttttatatttttttttgtatagtttctttactgttttatttaagtttcattTATGTTGGTTGTTACAGGGAAAGTCATCGGATGAATTAG
- the LOC115715281 gene encoding uncharacterized protein LOC115715281: MEYRDEVGSSPIGSRQSDLKKSFKLAVVSLLTACSKQDISKAFPNFAASEQDYLHRLFIQVVASLHGNIQEEFESLCLESQVGTTLDTVEQFLEEQALNPLHRDKTNVFDVAQNVLTLKKNEIQHLENMLQKAEEQNCLIRAQIEGLKEKEADVSVMADAVQKLRRGSLNYGLPGSNDITTNP; encoded by the exons ATGGAATACAGGGACGAAGTGGGTTCTTCTCCAATTGGGTCGAGACAGTCGGACTTGAAGAAATCTTTCAAGCTCGCTGTAGTTTCCTTGCTCACTGCCTGTTCTAAGCAG GATATAAGCAAGGCATTTCCTAATTTTGCTGCTTCTGAGCAAGATTATCTTCATCGTCTCTTTATTCAG GTCGTGGCTTCTTTGCATGGAAATATACAG GAGGAATTTGAATCACTGTGTCTTGAAAGTCAG GTGGGAACTACCCTTGATACGGTGGAGCAATTTTTGGAAGAACAAGCTCTCAACCCTTTGCATCGAGATAA GACTAATGTATTCGATGTTGCTCAGAATGTATTGACATTGAAAAAGAACGAAATCCAGCACTTGGAGAACATGCTACAAAag GCGGAAGAACAAAATTGCCTCATTCGAGCTCAAATTGAAGGTTTAAAGGAAAAAGAGGCGGATGTCTCAGTCATGGCTGATGCTGTTCAGAAG TTGAGAAGAGGGAGTTTAAATTATGGGCTACCAGGAAGCAATGACATAACCACCAACCCATAA